From a single Cyclobacterium marinum DSM 745 genomic region:
- a CDS encoding S1 family peptidase, producing the protein MNKIIWCLALSSLLSFKIVARQFDPDKVKNALVKVIVPVQNNTSNALTGFVWKTPNQVVTSLHGMSRSGEIRILYQGQAWRKARIKKVLQKADLVLLELIEGQAPPPSTVAPLSQFNPTKVKFGTDVFAIGYNGGATGSSSRQMKKGYVNPETLSHLIPKKDKEALAKIGFPALDLNILYLEGSLLPGFSGAPVFDSQGKLIGIGDGGLEKGASNVSWIIPAGYLTELENSSTNSLPNGFENLRQLFSAEATIDFPENEGNLTQTNKTFFPNSEFNSATIAPVKAAGFEFHPTKNRSLTEMIESTDDPENLLMLSDEFELDMNIQLDYEAMRFDIYEDISTGVVIAVPEGISLMYNPAEEAFQAINPDNNDMQLYFYGVQNDFSQTNFEDLMVAVGEIINQNFVMRFGVSGFTIDTDYSLWNEFDGGRKIAWILSLGNEYLMGQDGLQYGLYVYMTLLMTEEKTFMSIATIPIPAEVVAFAISTGMDCNNPGMFAEYCDYFNKVFKTFSAAHLLNFAY; encoded by the coding sequence ATGAATAAAATAATTTGGTGTCTCGCCCTGTCATCGTTACTCTCCTTTAAAATTGTTGCCAGGCAATTTGATCCGGATAAAGTGAAAAATGCTCTGGTGAAGGTTATCGTCCCGGTACAAAACAATACTTCCAATGCCTTAACGGGTTTTGTTTGGAAAACACCGAATCAAGTGGTTACTTCCCTTCATGGCATGAGTCGAAGCGGTGAAATAAGAATATTGTACCAAGGCCAAGCCTGGCGAAAGGCAAGGATAAAAAAAGTACTTCAAAAAGCCGATTTGGTTCTTTTGGAATTAATTGAAGGACAGGCCCCTCCTCCGTCAACAGTGGCCCCCCTTAGCCAATTTAACCCTACAAAGGTGAAATTTGGAACGGATGTCTTTGCAATTGGGTACAATGGCGGTGCCACCGGAAGTTCTTCCAGGCAAATGAAAAAAGGATATGTAAATCCTGAAACACTCAGTCATCTGATACCTAAAAAGGACAAAGAAGCCCTTGCAAAAATAGGATTCCCTGCCCTTGACCTCAATATACTATACCTCGAAGGAAGCCTCTTGCCCGGATTTTCCGGAGCCCCGGTATTTGACTCACAGGGCAAGCTCATTGGAATTGGAGATGGTGGACTTGAAAAAGGCGCCAGCAATGTAAGCTGGATTATCCCTGCAGGATATTTAACCGAATTGGAAAACTCGTCAACAAATTCCCTCCCCAATGGTTTTGAAAACTTGCGTCAACTTTTTTCCGCTGAAGCTACCATTGACTTTCCTGAAAATGAGGGAAATCTCACTCAAACCAATAAGACTTTTTTTCCTAACTCAGAATTTAATTCAGCAACGATTGCTCCGGTGAAAGCTGCCGGTTTTGAATTTCACCCTACAAAGAACAGGTCCCTCACGGAAATGATCGAATCTACAGATGATCCTGAAAACCTACTCATGCTTTCTGATGAATTTGAGTTGGATATGAATATTCAATTGGATTATGAGGCCATGCGTTTTGATATTTATGAAGACATCAGTACAGGGGTCGTCATTGCTGTACCTGAAGGCATCTCACTTATGTACAATCCTGCAGAAGAAGCCTTTCAGGCAATTAACCCGGATAATAATGACATGCAACTTTACTTTTACGGTGTACAAAATGATTTTTCTCAGACCAACTTTGAAGACCTTATGGTCGCTGTTGGTGAAATTATCAATCAAAACTTTGTGATGCGCTTCGGAGTTAGTGGTTTCACCATTGATACGGACTACTCTCTTTGGAATGAATTTGATGGAGGAAGGAAGATAGCGTGGATATTATCCTTAGGTAACGAATACCTTATGGGGCAAGATGGCCTTCAATACGGCCTCTATGTATACATGACCCTACTGATGACGGAAGAAAAGACTTTTATGTCAATTGCCACCATACCTATTCCGGCAGAGGTAGTTGCATTTGCGATATCAACCGGTATGGACTGCAATAATCCGGGGATGTTTGCTGAATACTGTGATTACTTCAATAAGGTATTTAAAACCTTTTCGGCAGCTCATTTGCTAAATTTCGCATATTAA